Proteins from a genomic interval of Clostridium scatologenes:
- a CDS encoding SanA/YdcF family protein, whose product MLYILIFHFTNGYHFICVDFWVINKANKYIVDKNSVPRVECIIIPGAYVYPDGRLSDILKDRVDTALEIYKGNSNLKILVTGDHGNVQYDEVNNMRKYLEQRGIKSSSIFLDHAGFSTYESIYRAKHIFKVNSAVIVTQDYHLKRSVYSARGMGIECYGVKTDKHIYVDIVKYKLRESLAIYKDFIAVNILKPNPKFLGKEIPINTGNFKETRD is encoded by the coding sequence TTGCTGTACATTTTAATATTTCATTTCACTAATGGTTATCACTTTATATGTGTTGACTTTTGGGTAATAAACAAAGCTAACAAATACATAGTAGATAAAAATTCTGTACCAAGGGTAGAGTGTATAATTATTCCAGGAGCTTATGTATATCCTGATGGAAGATTAAGTGATATCTTAAAAGACAGGGTTGACACTGCTTTAGAAATATATAAAGGAAACAGTAATCTTAAGATATTAGTAACTGGTGATCATGGGAATGTACAATATGATGAAGTTAATAATATGAGAAAATATCTAGAGCAGAGAGGAATTAAAAGTTCTAGCATATTTTTAGATCATGCAGGTTTTAGTACATATGAAAGTATCTATAGAGCAAAACATATATTTAAAGTAAATAGTGCTGTAATAGTAACACAGGATTACCATCTTAAAAGGTCAGTGTACTCAGCAAGAGGGATGGGAATTGAATGCTATGGAGTAAAAACAGACAAGCATATTTATGTAGATATCGTAAAATATAAACTAAGAGAGAGTTTAGCTATTTATAAAGATTTTATTGCAGTAAACATATTAAAACCTAATCCTAAATTCCTTGGGAAAGAAATTCCTATAAATACTGGTAACTTCAAAGAAACCCGTGATTAA
- a CDS encoding methyltransferase family protein, which yields MEDNKKLSKKKAYFVPIIIMIFMGIILFLPAGTLKFWQAWIYWIGFSAVTFFIAAYFLKKSPELLSRRMKYGEKNTTKKAPAIFNLFFIGYFIPGIDFRFHWSNVPVWIVIASNIIVLLGYIFIIFVFNENSYAFTIIQVEKKQQVISTGPYSIVRHPMYLGMLMLLLFTPFALGSYWAVIPFLLSVPMNVFRIKSEEEVLLKELPGYKDYCLRTRYRLIPLIW from the coding sequence ATGGAGGATAATAAAAAATTATCAAAGAAAAAAGCTTATTTTGTACCTATTATAATTATGATTTTTATGGGAATTATTTTGTTTCTTCCAGCAGGTACATTAAAATTTTGGCAAGCATGGATTTATTGGATAGGATTTTCTGCAGTAACATTTTTTATTGCAGCTTATTTTTTAAAGAAAAGTCCTGAACTTTTATCAAGACGAATGAAATATGGAGAAAAAAATACTACTAAAAAAGCTCCAGCTATATTTAATTTATTTTTTATTGGTTACTTTATTCCTGGTATTGATTTTCGTTTTCATTGGTCAAATGTACCTGTTTGGATTGTAATTGCATCAAATATTATTGTACTCTTAGGCTATATCTTTATCATCTTTGTCTTTAATGAGAACAGTTATGCTTTTACTATTATACAGGTTGAAAAAAAGCAGCAGGTTATATCAACAGGTCCATATTCTATAGTTCGCCACCCAATGTATTTAGGAATGCTTATGCTGCTGCTGTTTACTCCTTTTGCACTTGGTTCTTATTGGGCAGTGATACCTTTCCTTCTTTCTGTGCCAATGAATGTATTCAGAATAAAAAGTGAGGAAGAAGTGCTTTTAAAAGAACTTCCAGGTTATAAAGATTATTGTTTAAGGACACGTTATCGTTTGATTCCGTTAATTTGGTAG